The following are encoded in a window of Anopheles stephensi strain Indian chromosome X, UCI_ANSTEP_V1.0, whole genome shotgun sequence genomic DNA:
- the LOC118511944 gene encoding NADH-quinone oxidoreductase subunit B 2, with the protein MLAVRPLLTKALLLPSTNGAAQVLRSKATLPVVENDKPEKLPYSPFGTKQSNWADWTVARLDDVLNWGRKGSIWPLTFGLACCAVEMMHIAAPRYDMDRFGVVFRASPRQADVIIVAGTLTNKMAPALRKVYDQMPEPRWVISMGSCANGGGYYHYSYSVVRGCDRIIPVDIYVPGCPPTAEALLYGVLQLQKKVKRMKTLQMWYRK; encoded by the coding sequence ATGTTGGCCGTTCGTCCGCTGTTGACGAAGGCACTGTTGTTACCATCAACCAACGGTGCCGCTCAAGTTTTACGATCAAAAGCCACTCTGCCGGTGGTAGAGAACGACAAACCGGAAAAACTTCCTTACTCGCCGTTCGGTACAAAGCAGTCGAATTGGGCTGACTGGACAGTCGCTCGGCTGGATGATGTGCTGAACTGGGGCCGCAAAGGATCCATCTGGCCTCTGACGTTCGGGTTGGCATGCTGTGCGGTTGAGATGATGCATATCGCCGCTCCGCGCTACGATATGGATCGGTTCGGTGTTGTATTCCGTGCTTCACCCCGCCAGGCGGACGTGATCATCGTGGCTGGTACGCTTACCAACAAGATGGCACCAGCTCTGCGTAAGGTGTACGACCAAATGCCGGAACCGCGCTGGGTCATCTCAATGGGTAGCTGTGCGAATGGTGGTGGCTACTATCACTACTCATACTCGGTGGTGCGTGGCTGTGATCGGATTATTCCGGTCGACATCTATGTGCCCGGCTGTCCACCGACCGCAGAAGCTCTGCTGTACGGCGTGCTGCAGCTGCAAAAGAAGGTTAAGCGCATGAAGACGCTGCAGATGTGGTATCGCAAATAA
- the LOC118511416 gene encoding Fanconi anemia group M protein homolog — MAQNVSNDSLDDIENKSDVLNHTSYSLRDASALQNDLLGLNDVELLDKSVTELLDDPYRIKLRRNSNYDGFDQNLGDSWIYPVNYPLRRYQFTITESALFKNTLVVLPTGLGKTFIAAVVMFNIYRWYPTGKVIFMAPTRPLVSQQIEACYRIMGIPREDTAEVTGKQPRQKRAALWHNKRVFYATPQVVLADLQSTEQTFPVQQVRLIVIDEAHKAKGRYAYTDVIRLIAEKNPYFRVLALSATPGRTLEDVAEIIKNLLISHIEVRWNNSIDVLPYVFRKDIRTIVIPLGQTIERLRKELLQLVNPYLERLLESNVFMRYPNTVTSGLLIMEQKRFRRNALQQRHRNHSAICADFGVCISMYHALALLVKHGIRALLNFFDDGGGTNVKEKYFVANDPQIKTFLERLREQYQHRHQQQGLDDSSVLTGNDDIDFGHPKYRILEQQLTTFFKEFPDSKAIVFCEFRDSVAMIKRMLSKNEPLMRPNSIVGQGGANGVRVPQQEQIDVMRHFRSGTYNTLIATCVAEEGIDVGEVDLIVCFDVAKNPVRFVQRIGRTGRQRVGRVLMLVTEGEEHNTLKQVLASKDKTNQQLARSKDILQVLYRHSPPLVPAGLQPKCVKMFMNISGEPTTVHHTGSDSSDGEAQNTVKGNNRKRRNNRLKDEASEVTEPSSKRNKTTETKTRDVRDFFQRQRNATTVDLDASECEFFVLDSSYQKDKNGLKDRSHGNSSIPYDKSIRHGRTDAEVAIAALLQPLIRNYKQLCRQKCLNKHILLHPPKVMQFDRKESSNNVPLLDDPLDLPELIFRELDSGEVEQPPEESQVTDRSISNLFDSSLNLSETTVTSKCLWKDDTCKLWREPKRVINVKKSRVSTLKIRQNRCTSPKDLCNSPLLLAFNRSAKKIKNSDALETPARTNARSKTSHSLHKQKIESVSHKMVLEFFLLQNLEQIFGDDSSEKLDAFGIDPIDQRKAIENFHPKGLPSISKRLSGELKNSSSLILRDKLTTREDEYASTRTNLVTTSDLNLTRPKQRANAHVTIESVRVLESSNNFNRKNFDLGTPELVFQDDSNNEYKVDSSSPPKPSSRESIKSYTVTSKLASIRLQNSNKINSEEMHCLPGKSPYFVSSYDKLTPSPCMENLKKAKELKEPVHAQLIRIRNDEGMRETREVMKSYTATSKLASLCLQSSDKICTEDIYCLPGKSPYFVSSYEKLTPSPNAHNVKQSNNLIEPVPTQPNTGRNNETMNETTIGKKVRRAFNNRIESSSVSLKDDNEDEESLGHNSVSRPKHTSTDKEEEDDEIFKSAIEIRSSHLSNRLNKPAKLGKGKPRKRKQNGRDFLQSQAAVSDDSNDDDDVGDDSDGENSLENFVTASDDEQSTVDMRAVYLQSVRSPLIRRGGFKIVSSGPIKQQDVDDSYLDETDTHYAQEGSHEAAVADMNEEEQLLNSFIDDNIVMSLESELSELEMAERLLKERRRKNRRTRQSDEMFSAQGRKTRLRQIVDSTSDSD, encoded by the exons ATGGCACAAAATGTGTCCAACGATTCTTTGGACGATATTGAAAACAAATCCGATGTGTTGAATCATACTAGCTATTCGCTGCGTGATGCATCCGCTTTGCAAAACGATCTGCTCGGATTAAACGATGTCGAGCTGCTGGACAAAAGTGTAACGGAGCTGCTGGACGACCCATATAGAATTAAATTGCGACGAAACAGTAACTATGACGGGTTCGATCAAAACCTCGGAGACAGCTGGATTTATCCGGTCAACTATCCATTGAGACGGTATCAGTTCACAATCACAGAGTCAGCCCTCTTCAAGAATACGCTTGTTGTGTTGCCTACCGGTCTAGGCAAAACATTCATAGCGGCCGTCGTCATGTTCAACATATACCGCTGGTATCCAACAGGCAAGGTGATCTTTATGGCTCCAACCCGGCCTCTCGTCAGCCAGCAGATCGAGGCGTGCTATCGGATTATGGGCATTCCTCGGGAAGACACGGCCGAAGTGACTGGAAAGCAACCACGCCAAAAGCGTGCAGCGCTGTGGCACAATAAACGTGTTTTCTACGCTACGCCGCAGGTCGTGCTGGCGGATTTGCAATCGACCGAACAAACGTTCCCGGTCCAACAGGTCCGTCTAATCGTTATAGACGAAGCGCACAAGGCAAAGGGACGTTATGCGTACACTGATGTGATTCGTTTGATAGCAGAGAAAAACCCATATTTTCGAGTGTTGGCACTGTCCGCAACACCCGGTCGAACGTTGGAAGATGTTGCCGAAATTATCAAGAATCTGCTTATATCACACATTGAGGTGCGATGGAATAACTCGATCGATGTGTTGCCGTACGTGTTTCGGAAGGACATACGAACCATCGTGATACCGCTCGGCCAAACGATCGAGCGCTTGCGGAAGGAGCTGCTGCAACTTGTTAATCCATACTTGGAGCGGTTACTCGAATCGAATGTGTTCATGCGTTATCCTAACACAGTAACGTCCGGATTGCTCATCATGGAGCAAAAACGATTTCGCAGAAATGCTCTTCAACAGCGCCATCGGAATCATTCTGCCATTTGCGCCGATTTTGGTGTTTGCATCAGTATGTACCATGCGCTCGCTTTGCTCGTTAAGCACGGTATAAGGGCATTACTGAACTTttttgatgatggtggtggtacgaATGTAAAAGAAAAGTATTTCGTCGCAAACGACCCACAAATCAAGACATTCCTAGAACGGTTGCGGGAACAGTACCAGCATCGTCATCAGCAGCAAGGATTAGACGACTCGAGTGTTTTGACCGGAAATGATGATATTGATTTCGGTCATCCGAAGTATCGCATACTGGAACAGCAGCTGACAACATTCTTTAAAGAGTTCCCAGACTCGAAAGCGATAGTGTTCTGCGAGTTTCGTGATTCGGTTGCAATGATTAAACGTATGCTTAGCAAAAATGAACCGTTGATGCGACCGAACAGTATTGTtg GGCAAGGCGGGGCCAACGGTGTCCGTGTGCCACAACAAGAACAGATAGACGTAATGCGCCACTTCCGTTCCGGAACGTACAACACCCTCATCGCCACATGTGTCGCCGAGGAAGGCATTGACGTAGGTGAGGTGGATCTGATAGTGTGCTTTGATGTTGCGAAAAATCCCGTTCGATTCGTGCAAAGAATAGGCCGTACGGGACGGCAACGAGTCGGACGAGTTTTGATGCTCGTTACTGAGGGTGAGGAACACAATACACTTAAGCAAGTGCTCGCATCGAAGGACAAAACGAATCAACAGCTTGCCCGCAGCAAAGATATCTTGCAAGTTCTTTACCGCCATTCGCCCCCTCTCGTACCGGCAGGATTGCAACCAAAGTGTGTAAAAATGTTTATGAACATTTCTGGCGAACCAACCACGGTACACCATACCGGTTCGGATTCGTCAGACGGAGAAGCTCAGAACACCGTAAAAGGAAACaatagaaagagaagaaataaCCGGTTAAAAGATGAAGCGAGTGAAGTAACCGAGCCATCatcaaaacgaaataaaaccaccgaaacaaaaacacgggACGTAAGAGATTTTTTCCAACGGCAGCGAAACGCTACAACGGTTGATCTGGATGCTAGTGAATGTGAATTTTTTGTCTTGGACTCATCGTATCAGAAAGACAAGAATGGTTTAAAGGATCGATCGCACGGAAATTCATCCATACCATATGATAAATCGATTCGTCACGGCCGTACGGATGCTGAAGTGGCTATCGCTGCCCTGCTTCAACCTTTGATAAGAAACTACAAACAATTGTGCCGACAGAAATGTCTGAACAAACATATACTACTACATCCGCCCAAAGTAATGCAGTTCGATCGGAAGGAATCTTCAAATAATGTTCCGTTGTTAGACGATCCACTCGACCTTCCCGAGCTGATTTTCCGAGAACTTGACAGTGGGGAAGTTGAACAACCACCTGAAGAGAGCCAGGTTACGGATCGATCCATCTCAAATCTATTCGATTCCTCGCTTAATCTATCGGAAACAACTGTCACCAGCAAGTGTCTATGGAAAGACGATACATGTAAACTATGGAGAGAACCCAAAAGAGTCATTAATGTTAAAAAATCCCGTGTATCGACGCTGAAAATTCGCCAAAATCGTTGCACCTCTCCGAAGGATTTATGCAATAGCCCACTTTTACTTGCGTTCAATCGATcggcgaagaaaataaaaaactcGGATGCGCTCGAAACACCAGCGCGAACTAATGCTCGATCCAAAACATCACACTCTTTGCATAAACAAAAGATAGAAAGTGTTTCACATAAGATGGTTCtggagttttttcttttgcaaaatTTGGAGCAAATCTTTGGTGACGATAGTTCTGAGAAGTTAGATGCTTTTGGCATAGATCCTATCGATCAAAGGAAAGCAATTGAAAATTTTCATCCTAAAGGACTTCCTTCAATCAGTAAGAGACTATCTGGTGAGCTCAAAAACTCCTCTTCATTAATTTTACGTGATAAGCTAACGACGAGGGAAGATGAATATGCTTCCACCAGGACGAATTTGGTAACTACATCGGATCTGAATTTGACCCGTCCCAAACAAAGAGCAAATGCGCATGTTACGATAGAATCTGTCCGTGTGTTGGAAAGCAGCAATAATTTCAACAGAAAAAACTTTGATTTAGGCACTCCCGAGTTAGTTTTTCAGGATGATAGCAATAACGAGTATAAGGTTGATAGCAGCTCACCACCTAAGCCCTCCTCTAGAGAGTCGATTAAATCTTATACTGTCACTTCGAAATTGGCTAGTATTCGTTTGCAAAATAGCAACAAAATCAACTCAGAAGAGATGCATTGTCTGCCTGGTAAATCACCgtattttgtttcttcctaTGATAAATTGACACCGTCACCCTGTATGGAAAATctgaagaaagcaaaagagTTAAAAGAACCGGTACACGCACAGCTGATCCGCATTAGAAATGACGAAGGAATGAGAGAAACCAGAGAGGTGATGAAATCTTATACTGCCACCTCGAAATTAGCGAGTTTGTGTTTGCAAAGTAGCGACAAAATCTGCACAGAAGATATATACTGTCTTCCTGGAAAATCACCgtattttgtttcttcctaTGAGAAGTTGACACCGTCGCCCAATGCCCATAATgtgaaacaatcaaacaatttaattgaGCCAGTGCCTACCCAACCGAACACTGGTAGAAATAACGAAACAATGAATGAAACTACTATAGGCAAAAAAGTACGACGCGCTTTCAATAATAGGATAGAATCTAGTTCGGTGAGCTTGAAGGATGATAACGAAGATGAAGAATCGCTTGGCCATAATTCGGTGTCGCGCCCCAAACACACTTCGACAGACAAAGAGGAGGAAGAtgatgaaatttttaaatctgCTATCGAG ATACGCTCGTCGCACTTGTCGAATCGCCTCAACAAGCCAGCGAAACTTGGGAAAGGCAAACCGCGAAAGCGCAAACAGAATGGTCGTGATTTTCTTCAAAGTCAGGCTGCAGTATCGGACGAcagtaatgatgatgatgatgttggagACGACAGCGATGGGGAGAACTCACTGGAAAATTTTGTCACTGCATCCGACGATGAGCAGAGTACGGTTGACATGCGCGCAGTTTATTTGCAGTCCGTGCGCAGCCCCCTTATACGCCGTGGAGGTTTCAAAATA